The following proteins are co-located in the Diaphorobacter sp. HDW4B genome:
- the ettA gene encoding energy-dependent translational throttle protein EttA, translated as MAQYVFSMNHVTKTVPPKRQILKDISLSFFPGAKIGVLGLNGSGKSSLLKIMAGVDKEIEGEAIPMQGLSIGYLPQEPQLNPEHTVRQAVEEAMAEVNNAKARLEEVYAAYAEEDADFDALAAEQGQLEAVIAAAGTDSEHQLEIAADALRLPAWDAVVGQLSGGEKRRVALCKLLLSKPDMLLLDEPTNHLDAESVDWLEQFLHRFTGTVVAITHDRYFLDNAAEWILELDRGHGIPYKGNYSDWLIQKGNRLEAEQKGEEARAKALKKELEWVRQNAKGRQAKSKARIARFEELSDYEYQQRNETQEIFIPVAERLGAQVIEFHGVSKSFGDRMLIDNLSMTVPAGAIVGIIGPNGAGKSTLFKLIAGKEQPDSGNVVIGKTVKMAFVDQHRDALANEKTVWEDISGGLDIINVGKFQMASRAYAGRFNFNGQDQQKKVGNLSGGERGRLHLAKTLIQGGNVLLLDEPSNDLDVETLRALEDALLEYAGTVMVISHDRWFLDRIATHILAAEGDSQWVFFDGNYQEYEADKKKRLGEEGAKPKRMRYKALK; from the coding sequence ATGGCTCAATACGTTTTCTCGATGAATCATGTCACCAAGACTGTGCCGCCAAAGCGACAGATCTTGAAGGACATCTCCCTCAGCTTCTTCCCCGGAGCCAAGATTGGCGTGCTGGGCCTGAACGGCTCAGGCAAGTCGTCGCTGCTCAAGATCATGGCGGGCGTCGACAAGGAAATCGAAGGCGAGGCCATCCCGATGCAGGGCCTGTCCATTGGTTACCTGCCTCAGGAGCCGCAACTGAACCCCGAGCACACCGTGCGTCAGGCGGTTGAGGAAGCCATGGCCGAGGTCAACAACGCCAAGGCCCGCCTGGAAGAGGTCTATGCCGCCTATGCGGAAGAAGACGCCGACTTTGACGCGCTGGCTGCTGAGCAGGGCCAGCTCGAAGCCGTCATCGCCGCTGCCGGCACGGATTCCGAGCACCAACTGGAAATCGCCGCCGACGCGCTGCGCCTGCCCGCGTGGGACGCCGTCGTCGGCCAGCTCTCCGGTGGTGAAAAGCGCCGCGTGGCGCTGTGCAAGCTGCTGCTGTCCAAGCCCGACATGCTGCTGCTCGACGAACCGACCAACCACTTGGACGCCGAATCCGTCGACTGGCTGGAGCAGTTCCTGCACCGTTTCACCGGCACCGTGGTGGCCATCACCCACGATCGCTACTTCCTGGACAACGCCGCCGAGTGGATTCTCGAACTCGACCGTGGCCATGGCATTCCTTACAAGGGCAACTACTCCGACTGGCTGATCCAGAAGGGCAACCGCCTGGAAGCCGAACAAAAGGGCGAAGAAGCCCGCGCCAAGGCCCTGAAGAAGGAACTGGAGTGGGTTCGCCAGAACGCCAAGGGCCGTCAGGCCAAGTCCAAGGCGCGTATTGCCCGCTTCGAGGAATTGAGCGACTACGAATACCAGCAGCGCAACGAAACACAGGAAATCTTCATTCCTGTCGCGGAGCGTCTGGGCGCGCAGGTCATCGAATTCCACGGCGTCTCCAAGTCGTTTGGCGACCGCATGCTGATCGACAACCTGTCGATGACGGTGCCTGCGGGTGCGATCGTCGGCATCATCGGCCCGAACGGCGCGGGCAAGTCGACGCTGTTCAAGCTGATTGCTGGCAAAGAGCAGCCTGATTCCGGCAACGTGGTGATCGGCAAGACCGTGAAAATGGCCTTTGTCGACCAGCACCGCGATGCGCTGGCCAATGAAAAGACCGTCTGGGAAGACATCTCGGGCGGCCTGGACATCATCAACGTCGGCAAGTTCCAGATGGCTTCGCGTGCTTACGCGGGGCGCTTCAACTTCAACGGCCAGGACCAGCAGAAGAAGGTCGGCAACCTCTCCGGCGGTGAGCGCGGTCGTCTGCATCTGGCCAAGACGCTGATCCAGGGCGGCAACGTGCTGCTGCTGGATGAACCATCGAACGACTTGGATGTGGAAACCCTGCGTGCGCTGGAAGACGCGCTGCTCGAGTACGCGGGTACCGTGATGGTGATTTCCCATGATCGCTGGTTCCTTGACCGTATCGCCACGCACATCCTGGCCGCCGAAGGCGACTCGCAGTGGGTGTTCTTCGACGGCAACTATCAGGAATATGAAGCCGACAAGAAGAAGCGTTTGGGCGAAGAGGGTGCCAAGCCCAAGCGCATGCGCTACAAGGCATTGAAGTAA
- a CDS encoding DUF1631 family protein yields MSLPAPRSTAVFRACVVNAVKESEALMEQLIRTTRADLTESEQKASGIQERLYLGDALRDLDKQEATLLKSYPMALLETFSDGGGSANKSRAALDTGMDFGELTLVDDSEVMAQVELARAQQIASHATDAALAELNTLVSSAQGFANVQPERNPFRPENYIRALQRAVDDCQVSSETRQLWIERMREVMGPELTAAYKRVSESLREHGVTPVGYTVASGPGMQRGQQGGGVQGGMQHNGMASGYGFPQTNFGQPMHGGHGGHGGWNATGLAPMAPMAPMGYGQPVGQQEAVLAAGILRQMLAAGGDPFAYDVVQPIQPIQRVVPVAQQVVMNPGHAAQGGYANAQASEAMEDIAQLEKLVGRLSGSLGGAQPMQVAQPMAGVSALAPTNWQDVSVPGNLSAYGSLSARTATEVLSRMMDHIAQDSRLLAPVQRAVQNLEPALKQLVRNDPSFFSNEQHPARRLLDDLTQRSLTFKDPDSKGFRKYIQLVNAAVQHLSTVPVHDASAFEHVSGALESAWNTQVQQLRRQQDDEQKALSEREQRQMLTASLAKDFAKLPEAQNVPKDILDFITGIWAGVAAKAQCDAMLKGAQPGGDPHGYLAVVPQLLWCAQPRHAPEDAQRMLPLMSQMQRIIRDGLDSVALSDEYIGQALQRVAGLQQKVAQSAAEFLPVAQQQVQQESTSVQEIDVPLEPEVAAPAAAVAAPEPVAAVPEKRRLRTLNETPAQTFFAEPAPTLAQVQVQVQAPVEEAAPAIAQEPEPVSAPVPEQALQPVIEPPLDVSSSAPLESLAAPLDGGNGTGIELGQWVELTTNQRTVKTQLTWVSPHNTLFLFTALDASTQSMTRRMLDKLSAEGMIRKLEDQRVVARALGAVAADAKDSKLRNSKKVA; encoded by the coding sequence ATGTCTTTGCCTGCTCCACGATCCACTGCGGTTTTTCGCGCTTGCGTCGTCAACGCCGTCAAGGAAAGCGAGGCGTTGATGGAGCAATTGATCCGCACCACGCGTGCGGATCTCACTGAATCCGAACAGAAGGCCAGCGGCATCCAGGAGCGCCTGTACTTGGGCGACGCCCTGCGTGACCTGGACAAGCAGGAAGCCACGCTGCTCAAGAGCTACCCGATGGCGCTGCTGGAAACCTTCTCCGATGGTGGCGGCTCGGCCAACAAGTCGCGCGCGGCGCTCGACACCGGCATGGATTTCGGCGAGCTCACGCTGGTGGACGACAGCGAGGTGATGGCCCAGGTCGAACTGGCCCGCGCCCAGCAGATCGCCAGCCACGCGACCGACGCTGCGCTGGCCGAACTCAACACGCTGGTCAGCTCCGCACAGGGCTTTGCCAATGTGCAGCCAGAGCGCAATCCCTTCCGTCCCGAAAACTACATCCGCGCCCTGCAGCGTGCGGTGGACGATTGCCAGGTCTCCAGCGAAACCCGCCAGCTCTGGATAGAGCGCATGCGCGAGGTGATGGGCCCGGAACTCACCGCCGCCTACAAGCGCGTGAGCGAAAGCCTGCGCGAGCATGGCGTGACGCCCGTGGGCTACACCGTCGCGTCCGGCCCCGGCATGCAGCGCGGGCAGCAGGGCGGCGGCGTTCAGGGTGGCATGCAGCACAACGGCATGGCATCCGGCTACGGTTTCCCGCAAACCAATTTCGGCCAGCCCATGCATGGTGGTCACGGCGGTCATGGCGGCTGGAACGCGACCGGCCTCGCGCCAATGGCCCCGATGGCACCCATGGGTTATGGCCAGCCAGTCGGTCAGCAGGAAGCGGTGCTCGCGGCGGGCATTCTGCGGCAGATGCTGGCGGCTGGCGGCGACCCGTTCGCCTACGACGTGGTTCAGCCGATCCAGCCCATCCAGCGTGTGGTGCCAGTGGCGCAGCAGGTGGTGATGAACCCCGGCCATGCGGCGCAGGGCGGTTATGCGAACGCTCAGGCGTCCGAAGCGATGGAAGACATCGCCCAGCTCGAAAAGCTGGTGGGTCGCCTGTCGGGCAGCCTTGGTGGCGCGCAGCCCATGCAGGTCGCGCAGCCGATGGCGGGCGTGTCGGCGCTGGCCCCCACGAACTGGCAGGACGTCTCGGTGCCGGGCAATCTCTCGGCCTACGGCAGCCTGTCGGCACGCACGGCCACCGAAGTGCTCAGCCGCATGATGGACCACATCGCGCAGGATTCGCGCCTCTTGGCCCCCGTGCAGCGAGCGGTGCAAAATTTGGAGCCCGCGCTCAAGCAACTAGTGCGCAACGATCCGAGCTTCTTCTCGAACGAACAGCATCCCGCGCGTCGTCTGCTCGACGATCTGACCCAACGCAGTCTCACGTTCAAGGACCCGGACTCAAAGGGCTTCCGCAAATACATACAGCTCGTCAACGCCGCCGTGCAGCATCTGTCCACGGTGCCGGTGCATGACGCAAGCGCGTTCGAGCATGTCTCCGGCGCGCTCGAAAGCGCCTGGAACACGCAGGTGCAGCAACTGCGTCGTCAGCAGGACGACGAGCAGAAGGCGCTGTCCGAGCGGGAACAGCGCCAGATGCTCACGGCGAGTCTGGCCAAGGATTTCGCGAAGCTGCCCGAGGCGCAGAACGTGCCCAAGGACATTCTGGATTTCATCACCGGCATCTGGGCTGGCGTGGCCGCCAAGGCGCAATGCGATGCCATGCTGAAGGGGGCGCAGCCCGGCGGTGACCCGCATGGCTATCTGGCTGTGGTGCCGCAGCTTTTGTGGTGCGCACAACCCCGCCACGCGCCCGAAGACGCGCAGCGCATGCTGCCGCTGATGTCGCAGATGCAGCGCATCATCCGCGACGGTCTGGATAGCGTTGCTCTGTCCGATGAGTACATCGGTCAGGCACTGCAGCGCGTTGCCGGACTGCAGCAAAAGGTCGCTCAAAGCGCGGCGGAATTTCTGCCGGTGGCGCAGCAACAGGTGCAGCAGGAGTCCACCTCGGTTCAGGAGATCGACGTGCCTCTGGAGCCCGAAGTGGCAGCACCCGCTGCGGCTGTCGCAGCGCCAGAGCCCGTCGCAGCCGTTCCCGAAAAGCGCCGCTTGCGCACGCTGAACGAGACGCCAGCACAGACGTTCTTTGCAGAACCGGCGCCAACTTTGGCTCAGGTTCAGGTTCAGGTTCAGGCGCCGGTCGAGGAGGCCGCTCCCGCCATCGCTCAAGAGCCCGAACCGGTGTCGGCACCCGTGCCCGAGCAGGCGTTGCAGCCGGTCATCGAGCCGCCGCTGGATGTCAGCTCCAGCGCGCCTCTGGAGTCGTTGGCCGCACCGCTGGATGGCGGCAATGGCACGGGGATCGAGCTTGGACAGTGGGTCGAACTCACGACCAACCAGCGCACCGTCAAGACCCAACTCACCTGGGTCAGTCCGCACAACACGCTGTTCCTGTTCACGGCATTGGATGCGAGCACGCAGTCGATGACGCGCCGCATGCTCGACAAGCTCAGCGCTGAAGGCATGATCCGCAAGCTGGAAGACCAGCGCGTGGTGGCTCGAGCGCTTGGAGCCGTGGCGGCAGACGCCAAGGATTCCAAACTCCGCAACAGCAAAAAGGTCGCTTGA
- a CDS encoding TAXI family TRAP transporter solute-binding subunit: MTVTQMSRNLRNLLLSIRDLLVSAGPLAILGVALVIGAYWWLKPTPPKTVILATGPGQSAYEEFGKRYQQALKADGIEVILKESEGSSANLQLLRDGEVDVAFVQGGSGELTPDDSEALVSLGSLFVEPIWLFYRADAAKKLTRSERLDGLHQLRGMRVNVGSAGSGLPKLMERLLDANHIDLKDLTFSELSQTPATVAFLNGELDAIVFASAPESLMVQMLLQTPGVQLMSFSQNEAYSRRFPFLTPVTLPRGVVDLAKNIPPRDVRLVASTTSLLAREGTHPALLTLFAQNAQNIHGKAGWFNRAREFPSTLHAELPIAKEAERAINEPTPSLQRYMPFWIANLIERMWLVMGLLIAVMLPLSRIVPPLYQFRVRSRVFRWYGKLREIEDEMESGSFNAKELLEQLDKLETQVEKISVPLSYAEELYALRNHIQLVRKRVTYRSSQTTTPAAAPAPAVTAATESGNSSA; encoded by the coding sequence ATGACCGTCACGCAAATGTCGCGCAACCTGCGCAATCTGCTGCTGTCAATTCGCGATCTGCTGGTGTCCGCCGGGCCGCTGGCGATTCTGGGTGTGGCGCTGGTGATTGGTGCGTATTGGTGGCTCAAGCCGACGCCGCCCAAGACCGTGATTCTCGCCACCGGTCCCGGTCAGAGCGCCTACGAGGAATTCGGCAAGCGCTACCAGCAGGCGCTCAAGGCCGATGGCATCGAGGTCATCCTGAAGGAAAGCGAGGGCTCGTCGGCCAATCTGCAATTGCTGCGTGATGGCGAGGTGGACGTCGCTTTTGTGCAAGGCGGCAGCGGCGAACTCACGCCGGATGACAGCGAAGCGCTGGTCTCACTCGGCAGCCTGTTCGTCGAGCCCATCTGGCTGTTCTACCGCGCCGATGCGGCCAAGAAACTCACGCGCAGCGAGCGCCTTGACGGACTGCACCAGTTGCGCGGCATGCGGGTGAACGTGGGATCGGCTGGCAGCGGCCTGCCCAAGCTGATGGAGCGGCTGCTGGATGCCAACCATATCGATCTCAAGGATCTCACCTTCAGCGAACTGAGCCAGACGCCCGCCACCGTGGCCTTTCTGAACGGTGAACTCGACGCCATCGTCTTCGCGTCCGCGCCCGAATCGCTGATGGTGCAGATGCTGCTGCAAACGCCTGGCGTGCAGCTCATGAGCTTTTCGCAGAACGAGGCCTACAGCCGCCGTTTCCCGTTCCTCACGCCGGTGACGCTGCCGCGCGGTGTGGTCGATCTGGCCAAGAACATTCCGCCGCGCGATGTGCGCCTCGTGGCATCCACCACGTCGCTGCTGGCGCGCGAGGGAACGCACCCAGCCCTGCTCACGCTGTTTGCACAAAACGCCCAGAACATCCACGGCAAGGCGGGCTGGTTCAACCGCGCGCGTGAATTCCCCAGCACGCTGCATGCCGAACTGCCCATCGCCAAGGAGGCCGAACGCGCCATCAACGAGCCCACGCCGTCGCTGCAACGCTACATGCCGTTCTGGATCGCCAACCTCATCGAACGCATGTGGCTGGTGATGGGTCTGTTGATCGCCGTGATGCTGCCGCTGTCGCGCATCGTGCCGCCGCTCTACCAATTCCGCGTGCGCTCACGCGTGTTCCGCTGGTACGGCAAGCTGCGCGAAATCGAGGACGAAATGGAGTCCGGCAGCTTCAACGCCAAGGAGCTTCTGGAGCAGCTCGACAAGCTGGAGACGCAGGTCGAGAAGATCAGCGTTCCGCTGTCCTATGCCGAGGAGTTGTATGCCCTGCGCAACCACATTCAACTGGTGCGCAAGCGAGTGACCTATCGCAGTTCGCAGACCACGACACCTGCAGCCGCTCCGGCTCCTGCGGTCACTGCTGCAACGGAGTCAGGCAACAGCAGCGCTTGA
- a CDS encoding P1 family peptidase, with the protein MHSSKKHSSQTRSSGSITDVAGIEVGHFTDTRRPTGCSVVIARAGAVAGVDVRGAAPGTRETDLLDPSNLVQQVHAIMLAGGSAFGLDAATGAVRWLEEQGVGLDVGVGRIPLVPAAVLFDLTVGDMKIRPDADAGYAACAAASRSAPAQGNVGAGAGAVVGKMFGLANAMKGGIGTASVRVGKVTVGAIIACNAVGDVISPDNAMPIAGARTDDGQHLRDTRRALLAGEAPRPLLAGTNTTIGVIATDAQITKVQAHRLATVGHDGLARSINPVHTMTDGDTLFALGTGLVDENPGMLVLAAMAAEAVARATEQAVLAARSIELPNGITLPGLADWRAEVAA; encoded by the coding sequence ATGCATTCAAGCAAAAAACACTCCTCACAAACAAGATCATCTGGCTCCATCACCGACGTGGCCGGTATCGAAGTCGGCCATTTCACCGACACGCGGCGGCCCACGGGTTGCAGCGTGGTGATCGCACGCGCGGGGGCCGTGGCGGGGGTGGATGTGCGCGGCGCGGCGCCGGGCACGCGTGAGACGGATTTGCTCGATCCTTCCAACCTCGTTCAACAGGTGCACGCGATCATGCTTGCGGGCGGCAGCGCGTTCGGGCTGGATGCGGCCACGGGCGCGGTGCGCTGGCTCGAGGAGCAAGGCGTGGGCCTCGATGTGGGCGTGGGCCGCATTCCGCTGGTGCCCGCTGCCGTGCTGTTCGATCTGACGGTGGGCGACATGAAGATTCGTCCCGATGCCGATGCGGGCTACGCGGCCTGCGCGGCGGCTTCGCGCAGTGCGCCCGCGCAGGGCAATGTGGGCGCAGGTGCGGGCGCTGTGGTCGGCAAGATGTTTGGTCTGGCGAACGCGATGAAGGGCGGCATCGGCACCGCGTCTGTACGCGTGGGCAAGGTGACCGTAGGTGCCATCATTGCCTGCAATGCGGTGGGCGATGTGATTTCGCCGGACAACGCGATGCCGATTGCAGGCGCGCGCACCGACGACGGACAGCATCTGCGTGACACGCGCCGCGCGCTGCTGGCAGGAGAGGCACCACGCCCGCTGCTGGCTGGCACGAACACGACCATCGGCGTGATTGCCACCGATGCGCAGATCACCAAGGTGCAGGCGCATCGGCTCGCAACCGTCGGCCACGATGGGCTGGCGCGCAGCATCAACCCAGTGCACACGATGACCGATGGCGACACCTTGTTTGCGCTGGGCACGGGTCTGGTCGATGAGAACCCCGGCATGTTGGTGCTCGCTGCAATGGCTGCCGAAGCCGTGGCGCGCGCGACCGAGCAGGCCGTGCTGGCCGCACGCTCGATTGAACTGCCGAATGGAATCACCCTGCCCGGTCTGGCCGATTGGCGTGCGGAGGTGGCAGCATGA
- a CDS encoding UbiA family prenyltransferase produces the protein MKRALHSTATQVPHPWIHVWASVRWEEVLVLQGTPLMGALLASGHMHASVLTPHWWLHIALLVLGNLCLVAHVFVLNDWAEITADLQDPLRSQRTFANKGVRRAAVGWLAVILLISSLLIFAALGVQAFVLAVLITGASVMYSVPPFHMKGRPVSGTALHLVSGSLHFLLGYAALAPVGSDGILVSVFFGLVFAAGHLNHEVRGYAGDTLNHIRTNAVAFGRVPCFLAAFVLFSLGYVLLEILVWQNRLPQALCIAAFLYPIHCAFTWRALREELSLASLIRLQKCYRALYALVGAVIALALLLHQI, from the coding sequence ATGAAGCGCGCGCTGCACTCCACTGCAACGCAGGTGCCGCATCCGTGGATTCACGTCTGGGCCAGCGTTCGATGGGAAGAAGTGCTGGTGCTGCAAGGCACACCATTGATGGGTGCACTGCTCGCGTCGGGTCACATGCACGCAAGCGTGCTCACGCCGCACTGGTGGCTTCACATCGCCCTGCTTGTGCTGGGCAATCTATGCCTTGTTGCACATGTTTTTGTACTCAACGATTGGGCCGAGATCACCGCCGATCTTCAAGATCCGCTGAGATCGCAGCGCACCTTTGCAAACAAGGGCGTGCGGCGCGCAGCCGTCGGATGGCTGGCCGTGATCCTGCTGATCTCCAGTCTGTTGATCTTTGCGGCGCTGGGCGTTCAGGCATTCGTTTTGGCCGTGCTGATTACCGGCGCGAGCGTGATGTACTCCGTGCCTCCTTTTCACATGAAAGGCCGACCTGTAAGCGGCACAGCGCTGCATCTGGTCTCCGGGTCACTGCATTTTCTGCTCGGTTATGCCGCACTGGCTCCTGTGGGGAGTGACGGCATTCTGGTCAGCGTTTTCTTTGGTTTGGTTTTTGCAGCCGGGCACCTCAACCATGAAGTGCGCGGCTATGCAGGCGACACGTTGAACCATATCCGCACCAATGCAGTCGCATTTGGGCGAGTACCCTGCTTTCTTGCCGCGTTCGTGTTGTTCAGCCTGGGATATGTCTTGCTCGAAATTCTGGTCTGGCAAAACCGGCTTCCGCAGGCTTTGTGCATTGCAGCGTTTCTCTACCCGATTCATTGCGCGTTCACGTGGCGTGCGTTGCGTGAAGAACTCAGCCTCGCCAGCCTGATTCGACTTCAAAAGTGCTACCGGGCGCTCTACGCGCTGGTCGGCGCAGTGATTGCATTGGCGTTGCTGCTGCATCAAATCTGA